The following is a genomic window from Candidatus Omnitrophota bacterium.
TATCATTCTACGTTCTGCAGCTGCTCTCTTATCTTCTCAATCTCACTTTTGATGCTGACCACGCTTGATGATATAAGCGCGTCTATTGATTTGGCGCCGGTGGTATTCGCCTCTCTTTGTATTTCCTGCGCGATAAAATCCAGTTCTTTGCCGCTTACGCTGTCCCTGCAGAGGTTACGAAGGAAATTCTTAAGATGGTGCTTGATCCTTACCAGTTCCTCCGTTATGTCGGAATTCTTTATAAAGGCGCTTTGCTCTTCCGGCGTCTTTAATCTCTTCACCCTGCTTTCCACTACCTTTTTAAAGCGCGACTCTATTGATCCCGCCAGCCGGCTGACCCTCTCTATCCTGTGAGTCAGGTCCGACTTTATTGTCTTGCCCTCCCTGCAGCGCATTCCCGCGAGATCATCCAGCGCCTTGACAACAAGCGCGGTTATGGCCGACGACAATTTACTCTTGTCATTATGCTCTTCGTATACGTTCAACACGCCGGGCAGGGCAAGAAGCGAACCCGCGTCAAAGGTCGCCGCGAATCCCGCTTCCTTACTCAGCGATTTTATTTCCCTGGCATAGTGGCGGATAGCCGATTCGTTCAGGACTATCCGCTGTTCAGGCCTGCCTGTGATGTTT
Proteins encoded in this region:
- a CDS encoding YicC family protein, yielding MTGFGSAKGKAGASEVSLEIRSTNHRFLEIVFHLPDGFYYLEDNLRNIIAAKLKRGRVVAAVNITGRPEQRIVLNESAIRHYAREIKSLSKEAGFAATFDAGSLLALPGVLNVYEEHNDKSKLSSAITALVVKALDDLAGMRCREGKTIKSDLTHRIERVSRLAGSIESRFKKVVESRVKRLKTPEEQSAFIKNSDITEELVRIKHHLKNFLRNLCRDSVSGKELDFIAQEIQREANTTGAKSIDALISSSVVSIKSEIEKIREQLQNVE